One genomic region from Frateuria soli encodes:
- a CDS encoding HPr family phosphocarrier protein: MLEQDLVVSNKLGLHARASAKLVQLVQGFKSTVWLVSKGREVNAQSIMGVMMLSAGLGTPLTVRAEGPDEAQALASVVALFERKFDEGA; this comes from the coding sequence ATGCTTGAACAGGATCTCGTCGTTTCCAACAAGCTGGGCCTGCACGCACGCGCCTCGGCCAAGCTGGTGCAACTGGTGCAGGGCTTCAAGTCCACCGTGTGGCTGGTCAGCAAAGGGCGCGAGGTCAACGCGCAAAGCATCATGGGCGTGATGATGCTCTCGGCCGGCCTGGGCACCCCGCTCACCGTGCGCGCCGAGGGTCCCGACGAAGCGCAAGCGCTCGCCAGCGTCGTGGCACTGTTCGAGCGCAAGTTCGACGAGGGGGCGTGA
- a CDS encoding PTS sugar transporter subunit IIA, with protein sequence MSVGVLLMTHEAVGKALISAAHHVMPKLPLKVDAVEVPAHADPDVMRTLTAHHARELDQGDGVLVLADLYGATPCNIGLSLTALGVRLRCVSGLNLPMLLRVLNYAEKPLDELAQVAAHGGRGGIFIDHA encoded by the coding sequence ATGAGCGTCGGTGTCCTCCTGATGACGCACGAGGCGGTCGGCAAGGCGCTGATCTCCGCCGCGCACCACGTCATGCCCAAGCTTCCGCTCAAGGTCGACGCGGTCGAGGTGCCGGCGCACGCCGACCCTGACGTCATGCGCACGCTCACCGCCCACCATGCCCGCGAACTGGACCAGGGCGATGGCGTACTGGTGCTCGCGGACCTGTACGGCGCCACGCCTTGCAACATCGGCCTTTCGCTCACGGCGCTGGGAGTACGTTTGCGTTGTGTGTCCGGGCTCAACTTGCCGATGCTGCTGCGCGTGCTCAACTACGCCGAGAAACCGCTGGACGAACTGGCACAGGTGGCCGCCCATGGTGGCCGCGGGGGAATCTTCATCGACCATGCTTGA